A window of Zingiber officinale cultivar Zhangliang chromosome 5A, Zo_v1.1, whole genome shotgun sequence contains these coding sequences:
- the LOC121979632 gene encoding adenine/guanine permease AZG2-like has product MGGGGGQRRSWRRVEAALNRAFADSAAGRYFKIDARDTSFTKELRAGAATFLTMVYIISVNAAILTDSGGPCTVGDCTPLPSRNSSAAGPGPECKFDGNPGYQRCLERTKNDLVVATAAAAVVGSFAMGAVANLPLALAPGMGANAYFAYDMVGFHGSGGVPYETALAAVFLEGCIFLALSLLGLRSRLARLIPRPIRLASAAGIGLFLAFTGLQAQVGVGLVGPSPSTLVTLAACSRTDPTTGDCLGGTLQSPTFWLGAAGFLLSAMCLTRNVKGGTISGIVFVTVVSWIRGTAVTAFPDTEHGNANFDYFKKIVDFHVIQTTAGRISFTGFSRKEVWLAVATLLYVDVLDTTGSMCSMAEYGGFADGEGGFEGEYRAFAVDASATIVGAALGTTTVTTYIESTAGLREGGRTGVTAIAVAVLFAGSLFFSPLLTNVPPWAVGPSLVLVGAMMMRVAREVEWAEAKEAVPAFLTMILMPLTYSIAYGIIAGVGTHIVLHLFDGVAAVHAWVSSFRKKTNHKADGDQITATEQNIAQTV; this is encoded by the coding sequence ATGGGCGGAGGAGGAGGACAGAGGCGCTCGTGGCGGCGGGTTGAGGCCGCACTCAACCGCGCCTTCGCTGACAGTGCCGCCGGACGCTACTTCAAGATCGATGCTCGGGACACCTCCTTCACGAAGGAGCTCCGCGCCGGCGCCGCCACCTTCCTCACCATGGTCTATATCATCTCCGTCAACGCTGCCATTCTTACCGATTCCGGCGGCCCCTGCACCGTCGGCGATTGCACGCCGCTGCCATCCAGAAACTCTTCCGCCGCCGGCCCCGGCCCTGAGTGCAAGTTCGACGGCAACCCGGGGTACCAGCGCTGCCTGGAGCGAACCAAGAACGACCTCGTCGTGGCCACGGCCGCCGCGGCTGTCGTCGGCAGCTTCGCCATGGGGGCGGTGGCGAACCTCCCCCTGGCGCTGGCGCCGGGCATGGGCGCCAACGCCTACTTCGCCTACGACATGGTGGGCTTCCACGGTTCTGGTGGAGTCCCTTACGAGACCGCCCTCGCCGCCGTTTTTCTCGAGGGCTGCATCTTCCTCGCCCTCTCCCTGCTCGGCCTCCGCTCCCGCCTCGCCCGCCTGATACCCCGCCCCATCCGCCTTGCCTCCGCTGCTGGCATCGGCCTCTTCCTCGCCTTCACCGGACTCCAGGCCCAGGTGGGCGTCGGCCTGGTGGGTCCCAGCCCCTCCACCCTCGTCACCCTGGCCGCCTGCTCCCGCACCGACCCCACCACCGGAGACTGCCTCGGCGGCACGCTGCAGAGCCCCACCTTCTGGCTCGGCGCCGCCGGTTTCCTCCTTTCCGCCATGTGCCTCACTCGCAACGTCAAGGGCGGTACCATCTCGGGCATCGTCTTCGTCACCGTCGTCTCCTGGATCCGCGGCACCGCCGTCACCGCCTTCCCCGACACCGAACATGGGAACGCCAATTTCGACTATTTCAAGAAGATCGTTGACTTCCATGTCATCCAGACCACCGCCGGGAGGATCAGCTTCACCGGCTTCTCCCGGAAAGAGGTGTGGCTGGCTGTGGCGACGCTGCTCTACGTCGACGTCCTCGACACCACGGGGTCGATGTGCTCGATGGCGGAGTACGGCGGGTTCGCGGACGGCGAGGGCGGGTTCGAGGGCGAGTACCGGGCGTTCGCGGTGGACGCGAGCGCCACCATCGTGGGCGCAGCGCTGGGGACCACCACCGTGACGACGTACATCGAGTCCACGGCGGGGCTACGGGAGGGCGGCCGGACAGGGGTGACGGCCATCGCGGTGGCGGTCCTCTTCGCCGGCTCTCTCTTCTTCTCGCCGCTACTCACGAACGTGCCGCCGTGGGCGGTGGGGCCGTCGCTGGTCCTGGTGGGGGCGATGATGATGCGGGTGGCGAGGGAGGTGGAGTGGGCGGAGGCGAAGGAGGCGGTGCCGGCGTTCCTCACCATGATTCTGATGCCGCTCACGTACTCGATCGCGTACGGAATCATCGCCGGCGTCGGGACGCACATAGTGCTGCACCTGTTCGACGGCGTTGCGGCGGTCCACGCATGGGTCTCGAGCTTCCGGAAGAAGACGAACCACAAGGCCGACGGCGATCAAATCACGGCTACAGAACAGAACATCGCACAAACTGTTTGA